The proteins below come from a single Natranaerofaba carboxydovora genomic window:
- a CDS encoding PD-(D/E)XK nuclease family protein, with the protein MSLSSLINQKIVIVPSRQGGIEFRRSLVHKGWYLPNFQTETLFGLAENKALAELFYEGYFLIDEQVGREIMLEVLLSLEKDNKLNYFNKISADPQTAKTFYKAILEAKLFCKTNKNISFENLDKIEKIEDQQKEDDCKANEGAKSEDLERIFNKYNDFLINKKYIDRADALKIAIEKEQENQINNKEVQSGTEDIIYFVPENLKLYPLEEEWLDVLTEEKNSSKVEFSLKDPEVILNKCISSTKEVKEDRRELNWKIINGYGENNEVRQMVREIKDNNIKLDECVFCCTDYKTYSKLLNDLSQEYNLPMTFSHGVNIMSTAPGKLTKAVLSWYQNGFKTSDFREIVFGNQFAIGKLKKYFEQKVEEKLQEKHEELYNELKQIEKESDNNNENENSCANNKEEKDTSDKENHIKEKDKAGKGEVSIVNKYLSVNKFYEISHDLLPGLNTEENKDKFDRRKEFAIEEFEEKKKELIKLDEDIKEKERRKQYKNLWRELCNITLAELFFLQLTGENADRKSSLSKGLFWLLNEFLLLRYPDKEETDPNIIMLQNNAISQDNQAKKALIEILERLIENNFSNDNTTAILLDFIENVKVFPSTTRPGHIHVTDINNGIWIWRENIFLVGMDANRFPGTSLEDPILLDEEREVLLEKDVNDDKWWHLFKNNRFRIIYENMNLFKQIHFKKAGSLYISYSNFSHYDFRPTLPASILLTTYKELANKKDELITVNDFVDYFSRKDNRLVKAGFNPNSKNSSLDQTEFWLYHTDGGNNKLQKISTFSDDLIKADKVLQERRSKKQTIYDGKVNYSSKIEENDNNIAWIKDRKSFSPSSLESLGKCPFEFYLAQILNLRVFDVREERKNEWLNPSDRGTLMHAIIENFLNEIYPDDKEIDLGTFKEEDFEHEGRFYTRIMEIAEQQLEKQKKRLRPENEHIFKKEREDILERCGIFLEQEWGLINKCREKNLNIEKSLSEVEFNKEIILKEDKKLPLKGYIDRVLQFSNKEAEVIDYKTGSSKPSKGSPYKENSLDGGRKLQAPLYGLAYEGTSEGKISVTKTGYIFINTKTDEEKQIINDMNETRDNTTSILEGLYQIIKNGEFVVTDNEEDCEYCDFKSACSRELLENIDKKREGTYSNEVREFE; encoded by the coding sequence TTGTCTTTAAGTTCACTAATTAATCAAAAGATTGTAATAGTACCAAGCAGACAGGGTGGAATTGAGTTTCGCAGATCTCTTGTCCATAAAGGATGGTATCTTCCAAACTTTCAAACAGAAACTTTATTTGGATTAGCTGAGAATAAGGCTTTGGCTGAGTTATTTTATGAAGGGTATTTTTTAATTGATGAACAGGTTGGACGAGAGATTATGCTAGAAGTGTTATTATCTTTGGAAAAAGATAATAAGCTTAATTATTTTAACAAAATTTCTGCTGACCCTCAGACTGCAAAAACATTTTATAAGGCAATTTTGGAAGCAAAACTATTTTGTAAAACGAATAAGAATATAAGCTTTGAAAATTTGGATAAGATTGAAAAGATAGAGGATCAACAAAAAGAAGATGATTGTAAAGCTAACGAAGGCGCTAAATCAGAAGATTTGGAGAGAATCTTTAATAAATACAATGATTTTCTGATAAACAAAAAGTACATAGACAGGGCAGATGCTTTGAAAATAGCCATAGAAAAAGAGCAAGAAAACCAAATAAATAATAAAGAAGTCCAATCAGGCACTGAAGATATAATTTATTTTGTTCCTGAAAACCTTAAGCTATATCCCTTAGAAGAAGAATGGCTAGATGTTTTAACAGAAGAAAAAAACAGTTCAAAAGTAGAGTTTTCCCTTAAAGATCCTGAAGTTATTTTAAATAAATGTATATCAAGTACAAAAGAAGTTAAAGAAGACAGACGAGAACTTAACTGGAAAATTATTAATGGATACGGTGAAAACAACGAAGTCAGGCAAATGGTTAGAGAGATTAAAGATAATAATATTAAGCTTGATGAGTGTGTCTTCTGCTGTACTGACTATAAAACGTATTCCAAGCTTCTAAATGACCTCTCCCAGGAATATAACCTCCCTATGACTTTTTCCCATGGTGTAAACATCATGAGTACTGCTCCGGGCAAGCTCACCAAAGCTGTTCTTTCCTGGTACCAAAATGGTTTTAAAACATCAGATTTTCGAGAGATTGTTTTTGGAAACCAATTTGCTATTGGTAAGCTAAAGAAATATTTCGAACAAAAAGTTGAAGAAAAGCTTCAAGAAAAGCATGAAGAACTATACAACGAGTTAAAGCAAATTGAAAAAGAATCTGATAATAATAATGAAAATGAGAACTCTTGTGCAAATAATAAAGAAGAAAAAGATACAAGTGATAAAGAAAACCATATCAAAGAAAAGGACAAGGCTGGCAAAGGTGAAGTGAGTATTGTAAATAAATATCTTTCAGTCAATAAATTTTATGAGATTTCCCATGATCTACTTCCTGGACTTAACACCGAAGAGAATAAAGACAAGTTTGATAGACGAAAAGAGTTTGCCATTGAAGAATTTGAAGAAAAGAAAAAAGAATTAATTAAACTAGATGAAGATATAAAAGAAAAAGAAAGGCGAAAACAATATAAAAATCTCTGGCGAGAACTTTGTAATATTACATTGGCAGAGCTTTTTTTCTTACAACTCACTGGTGAAAATGCAGACAGGAAATCCAGTCTGTCAAAAGGATTGTTTTGGCTATTAAATGAGTTTTTGCTTCTTCGATATCCTGACAAGGAAGAAACAGACCCAAATATAATAATGTTACAGAATAACGCTATTTCCCAGGATAACCAGGCTAAGAAAGCTTTAATAGAAATTTTGGAACGCCTTATAGAAAACAACTTTTCCAATGATAACACGACTGCTATTTTATTAGATTTTATTGAAAATGTAAAAGTATTTCCTTCTACTACAAGGCCAGGGCATATTCATGTGACAGACATAAATAATGGTATATGGATATGGAGAGAAAATATTTTTCTTGTCGGTATGGATGCTAACCGCTTTCCGGGTACTTCGTTGGAAGATCCTATCTTGCTAGATGAAGAAAGGGAGGTTCTATTAGAAAAGGACGTAAATGATGATAAATGGTGGCATCTATTTAAAAATAACCGCTTTAGAATCATTTATGAAAATATGAATTTATTTAAACAGATACACTTTAAAAAAGCCGGTTCATTATATATTTCTTATTCTAACTTTAGCCATTATGATTTTAGGCCTACACTTCCTGCTTCGATTTTGTTAACAACCTACAAAGAGCTAGCTAATAAAAAAGATGAGCTAATAACGGTTAATGACTTTGTAGATTACTTTTCAAGAAAAGACAATAGGTTGGTTAAGGCAGGCTTTAATCCTAATTCAAAAAATAGCTCGTTGGATCAAACTGAATTTTGGCTTTATCATACAGATGGTGGTAATAATAAACTCCAAAAAATCTCTACGTTCAGCGACGATTTAATTAAAGCTGATAAAGTACTACAAGAAAGACGAAGTAAAAAACAAACTATATACGATGGCAAAGTTAATTATTCAAGCAAAATAGAAGAAAATGATAATAATATTGCCTGGATAAAAGATAGAAAGTCTTTTTCACCATCTTCTCTGGAGAGCCTTGGAAAGTGTCCTTTTGAGTTTTATTTAGCCCAGATTTTGAATTTAAGGGTTTTTGATGTACGTGAAGAAAGAAAAAATGAATGGCTAAACCCTTCAGATAGAGGAACTTTAATGCATGCTATCATTGAGAACTTCCTTAATGAAATTTATCCTGATGACAAAGAAATTGACCTTGGAACCTTTAAAGAAGAAGACTTTGAACATGAAGGCAGGTTCTATACCCGGATAATGGAAATAGCTGAACAGCAACTAGAAAAACAGAAGAAAAGATTAAGACCAGAAAATGAACATATTTTTAAAAAAGAAAGAGAAGATATTTTAGAACGCTGCGGGATATTTTTGGAACAGGAATGGGGCTTAATTAATAAATGTAGAGAAAAGAACTTAAACATAGAAAAAAGCTTATCCGAAGTTGAATTTAATAAGGAAATAATTTTAAAAGAGGATAAAAAACTGCCTTTAAAAGGCTATATAGATCGGGTGTTACAGTTTAGTAACAAAGAAGCAGAGGTAATAGACTATAAAACAGGTTCTAGTAAACCTAGTAAGGGCAGCCCATACAAAGAAAATTCTTTAGACGGGGGCAGAAAACTACAGGCGCCTTTATATGGGCTAGCCTATGAAGGTACTAGTGAGGGGAAGATTTCGGTGACTAAAACAGGTTATATTTTTATAAACACCAAGACAGACGAAGAAAAACAAATCATAAATGACATGAATGAAACGCGCGATAATACTACTTCAATATTAGAAGGACTTTATCAAATAATTAAAAATGGTGAATTTGTTGTAACAGACAATGAAGAAGACTGTGAATACTGTGACTTTAAATCTGCGTGCTCAAGAGAGCTGCTAGAAAATATAGATAAAAAACGTGAGGGCACTTATTCTAATGAGGTGAGAGAGTTTGAGTAA